A region from the Medicago truncatula cultivar Jemalong A17 chromosome 6, MtrunA17r5.0-ANR, whole genome shotgun sequence genome encodes:
- the LOC120580945 gene encoding probable inositol transporter 2 yields MQNMLNFFCPLHTCRKAILRKIYPAEEVDAEIQALQESVAMELKEAESSEKISMMTLLKTTSVRRGLYAGMGLQIFQQFVGINIVMYFSPTIVQLAGFASNQTAMLLSLITAGLNTFGSLISIYFIDKTGRKKLALISLFGVVLSLVLLTVTFRQTETHSPMISEIETYRFNNTCPAFTPSRGGWDCTTCLKASPKCGFCASDSNKVLFTLVQKNLLSRARVRSNSSRHKKFLLCKLGLATVLRHHF; encoded by the exons ATGCAGAATatgctcaattttttttgtccactACATACATGCAGAAAAGCAATTCTGAGAAAGATTTACCCAGCAGAAGAAGTTGATGCTGAAATTCAGGCTTTACAGGAATCAGTTGCAATGGAATTGAAGGAAGCTGAATCTTCAGAAAAGATAAGTATGATGACACTTTTAAAAACTACAAGTGTGAGAAGAGGTTTGTATGCAGGAATGGGCCTTCAAATATTCCAACAATTTGTAGGAATCAATATCGTAATGTACTTCAGCCCAACTATTGTTCAACTAGCTGGTTTTGCATCTAATCAAACCGCAATGCTTCTGTCTCTTATCACTGCTGGGTTGAATACGTTTGGTTCGCTTATAAGCATATATTTCATTGATAAAACCGGGAGAAAGAAGCTAGCTTTGATTAGTTTGTTTGGAGTTGTCTTATCACTTGTGCTTCTTACTGTCACTTTCCGACAAACCGAAACTCATTCTCCAATGATAAGTGAAATAGAAACTTATCGTTTCAACAACACCTGTCCTGCTTTTACTCCTTCTCGTGGCGGATGGGACTGCACAACGTGTTTAAAGGCTTCACCAAAATGTGGATTTTGTGCATCTGACTCTAACAAG gtttTGTTCACACTAGtacaaaaaaatcttttaagtcGAGCGCGTGTCCGATCTAATAGCTCTCGTCATAAGAAGTTTTTGCTTTGTAAGTTGGGTTTAGCAACCGTCTTAAGGCATCATTTTTAA
- the LOC120580946 gene encoding probable inositol transporter 2, protein MQNMLNFFCPLHTCRKAILRKIYPAEEVDAEIQALQESVAMELKEAESSEKISMMTLLKTTSVRRGLYAGMGLQIFQQFVGINTVMYFSPTIVQLAGFASNQTAMLLSLITAGLNTFGSLISIYFIDKTGRKKLALISLFGVVLSLVLLTVTFRQTETHSPMISEIETYRFNNTCPAFTPSRGGWDCTTCLKASPKCGFCASDSNKKQLATTKRGFREMQFRCGNV, encoded by the exons ATGCAGAATatgctcaattttttttgtccactACATACATGCAGAAAAGCAATTCTGAGAAAGATTTACCCAGCAGAAGAAGTTGATGCTGAAATTCAGGCTTTACAGGAATCAGTTGCAATGGAATTGAAGGAAGCTGAATCTTCAGAAAAGATAAGTATGATGACACTTTTAAAAACTACAAGTGTGAGAAGAGGTTTGTATGCAGGAATGGGCCTTCAAATATTCCAACAATTTGTAGGAATCAATACCGTAATGTACTTCAGCCCAACTATTGTTCAACTAGCTGGTTTTGCATCTAATCAAACCGCAATGCTTCTGTCTCTTATCACTGCTGGGTTGAATACGTTTGGTTCGCTTATAAGCATATATTTCATTGATAAAACCGGGAGAAAGAAGCTAGCTTTGATTAGTTTGTTTGGAGTTGTCTTATCACTTGTGCTTCTTACTGTCACTTTCCGACAAACCGAAACTCATTCTCCAATGATAAGTGAAATAGAAACTTATCGTTTCAACAACACCTGTCCTGCTTTTACTCCTTCTCGTGGCGGATGGGACTGCACAACGTGTTTAAAGGCTTCACCAAAATGTGGATTTTGTGCATCTGACTCTAACAAG AAGCAATTAGCAACCACCAAAAGAGGATTTCGTGAAATGCAATTTAGATGTGGCAATGTTTGA
- the LOC120580944 gene encoding probable inositol transporter 2: MQNMLNFFCPLHTCRKAILRKIYPAEEVDAEIQALQESVAMELKEAESSEKISMMTLLKTTSVRRGLYAGMGLQIFQQFVGINIVMYFSPTIVQLAGFASNQTAMLLSLITAGLNTFGSLISIYFIDKTGRKKLALISLFGVVLSLVLLTVTFRQTETHSPMISEIETYRFNNTCPAFTPSRGGWDCTTCLKASPKCGFCASDSNKKQLATTKRGFREMQFRCGNV, encoded by the exons ATGCAGAATatgctcaattttttttgtccactACATACATGCAGAAAAGCAATTCTGAGAAAGATTTACCCAGCAGAAGAAGTTGATGCTGAAATTCAGGCTTTACAGGAATCAGTTGCAATGGAATTGAAGGAAGCTGAATCTTCAGAAAAGATAAGTATGATGACACTTTTAAAAACTACAAGTGTGAGAAGAGGTTTGTATGCAGGAATGGGCCTTCAAATATTCCAACAATTTGTAGGAATCAATATCGTAATGTACTTCAGCCCAACTATTGTTCAACTAGCTGGTTTTGCATCTAATCAAACCGCAATGCTTCTGTCTCTTATCACTGCTGGGTTGAATACGTTTGGTTCGCTTATAAGCATATATTTCATTGATAAAACCGGGAGAAAGAAGCTAGCTTTGATTAGTTTGTTTGGAGTTGTCTTATCACTTGTGCTTCTTACTGTCACTTTCCGACAAACCGAAACTCATTCTCCAATGATAAGTGAAATAGAAACTTATCGTTTCAACAACACCTGTCCTGCTTTTACTCCTTCTCGTGGCGGATGGGACTGCACAACGTGTTTAAAGGCTTCACCAAAATGTGGATTTTGTGCATCTGACTCTAACAAG AAGCAATTAGCAACCACCAAAAGAGGATTTCGTGAAATGCAATTTAGATGTGGCAATGTTTGA